Proteins from a genomic interval of Micromonospora sp. NBC_00389:
- the bioB gene encoding biotin synthase BioB, whose amino-acid sequence MPEILDQARTQVLGDGVGLDQAGVLAVLNLPDEHLPAALQLAHDVRMRWCGPEVEVEGIVSLKTGGCPEDCHFCSQSGLFTSPVRSVWLDIPSLVEAAKQTAKTGATEFCIVAAVRGPDARLMKQMREGVAAIKAEVDIQVAASLGMLSQEQVDDLVDMGVHRYNHNLETCQSYFPNVVTTHSWEERWETLRMVRDSGMEVCCGGILGLGETVEQRAEFAAQLAELNPHEVPLNFLNPRPGTPLGDRPVVEGKDALRAIAAFRLAMPRTILRYAGGREITLGDLGTRDGLLGGINAVIVGNYLTTLGRPATADLDLLDELKMPVKALSATL is encoded by the coding sequence ATGCCAGAGATCCTCGACCAGGCCCGAACCCAGGTCCTGGGTGACGGCGTCGGCCTCGACCAGGCCGGCGTCCTCGCCGTGCTCAACCTGCCCGACGAGCACCTGCCCGCCGCCCTCCAGCTCGCCCACGACGTGCGGATGCGGTGGTGCGGCCCGGAGGTCGAGGTCGAGGGGATCGTCTCGCTGAAGACCGGCGGCTGCCCGGAGGACTGCCACTTCTGCTCCCAGTCCGGCCTGTTCACCTCCCCGGTGCGCTCGGTCTGGCTGGACATCCCGTCGCTGGTCGAGGCGGCGAAGCAGACCGCGAAGACCGGGGCGACCGAGTTCTGCATCGTGGCCGCCGTGCGCGGCCCGGACGCCCGGCTGATGAAGCAGATGCGCGAGGGCGTCGCCGCCATCAAGGCCGAGGTCGACATCCAGGTCGCCGCGTCGCTGGGCATGCTGTCCCAGGAGCAGGTCGACGACCTGGTCGACATGGGCGTGCACCGCTACAACCACAACCTGGAGACCTGCCAGTCGTACTTCCCGAACGTGGTCACCACCCACTCCTGGGAGGAGCGCTGGGAGACGCTGCGGATGGTCCGCGACTCCGGCATGGAGGTGTGCTGCGGCGGCATCCTCGGCCTCGGCGAGACCGTCGAGCAGCGGGCGGAGTTCGCCGCGCAGCTCGCCGAGCTGAACCCGCACGAGGTGCCACTGAACTTCCTCAACCCCCGCCCCGGCACGCCGCTGGGTGACCGCCCGGTCGTGGAGGGCAAGGACGCGCTGCGGGCCATCGCCGCGTTCCGGCTGGCCATGCCGCGCACCATCCTGCGGTACGCGGGCGGCCGGGAAATCACCCTCGGTGACCTGGGCACCCGCGACGGTCTGCTCGGTGGCATCAACGCGGTGATCGTCGGCAACTACCTGACCACGCTGGGTCGGCCGGCGACCGCCGACCTGGACCTGCTGGACGAGCTGAAGATGCCGGTCAAGGCCCTCTCGGCGACCCTCTGA
- a CDS encoding 8-amino-7-oxononanoate synthase, translated as MADWLAALDRRADLRAKAGLTRRLHPRPAGDGMTDLAGNDYLGLATHPEVTAAAVAALSAYGLGATGSRLVRGSTDAHQALEDELAQWLGTDRSLVFSSGYLANLGALRALVQPRTLLVSDAHNHASLIDGCRISGAETVVTPHADVTAVAAALSAAPGRPAVVVTESVFSVDGDLAPLARLHEVARRYGALLLVDDAHALGVTGPTGAGAVAAAGLAGEPDVVVTATLSKALGGAGGVVAGPAEFVRHLVETGRTFIFDTALPPAVAAGVHAALRLARAGDGLRAELADRVALAVARLRAAGLTVSAPDAAVISVTAPGPEAATTWAADCRDRGVAVGCFRPPSTPDSRSRLRLTISAGVSRADFERALDVIVECAP; from the coding sequence GTGGCGGACTGGCTGGCGGCGCTCGACCGCCGCGCGGATCTGCGGGCGAAGGCCGGGCTGACCCGGCGGCTGCACCCGCGTCCCGCTGGCGACGGGATGACCGATCTGGCCGGCAACGACTACCTCGGCCTGGCCACCCATCCGGAGGTCACGGCCGCGGCCGTGGCGGCTCTGTCGGCGTACGGGCTGGGAGCGACCGGGTCGCGGCTGGTGCGCGGCTCCACCGACGCGCACCAGGCGCTGGAGGACGAGCTGGCGCAGTGGCTCGGCACCGACCGGTCCCTCGTCTTCTCCTCCGGCTACCTGGCCAACCTTGGAGCGCTGCGGGCCCTCGTCCAACCCCGGACGCTGCTCGTCTCCGACGCGCACAACCACGCGTCCCTGATCGATGGCTGCCGGATCTCCGGCGCGGAGACCGTGGTGACGCCGCACGCGGACGTCACAGCGGTGGCCGCAGCGTTGTCGGCCGCCCCGGGCCGCCCGGCGGTGGTGGTCACCGAGTCCGTCTTCTCGGTCGACGGCGACCTCGCCCCGCTGGCCCGGCTGCACGAGGTGGCCCGCCGGTACGGCGCACTCCTGCTGGTCGACGACGCGCACGCGCTCGGCGTGACCGGTCCGACCGGCGCCGGTGCGGTCGCCGCCGCCGGGCTGGCCGGCGAACCGGACGTGGTCGTCACCGCCACCCTGTCCAAGGCGCTCGGAGGAGCGGGTGGCGTGGTCGCCGGCCCGGCCGAGTTCGTCCGGCACCTGGTCGAGACCGGGCGCACCTTCATCTTCGACACCGCGCTGCCGCCCGCGGTCGCTGCCGGCGTGCACGCCGCGCTGCGGCTGGCCAGGGCCGGCGACGGCCTGCGCGCCGAGCTGGCCGACCGGGTGGCGCTGGCGGTCGCTCGGCTGCGCGCGGCCGGGCTGACCGTCTCCGCGCCGGACGCGGCGGTGATCTCGGTGACCGCTCCCGGGCCGGAGGCGGCGACCACCTGGGCCGCCGACTGCCGGGACCGGGGCGTCGCGGTGGGCTGCTTCCGGCCGCCGTCCACCCCGGACAGCCGTTCCCGCCTGCGGCTCACCATCAGCGCCGGGGTGTCCCGGGCCGATTTTGAACGCGCCCTGGACGTCATCGTGGAGTGCGCGCCGTGA
- the bioD gene encoding dethiobiotin synthase → MLVTGTDTEVGKTVVTAAIAAAAQAAGLRVAVVKPGQTGTSGGEPGDVDAINRLAAPLTGHTLASFPDPLAPLAAARVADLPPLELYTAVDAVREEADKHDLVLVEGAGGLLVPMGLRPSGEPWTMADLAVSLGAPAVVVARAGLGTLNHTALTLEALDRRAVPAGVVIGAWPATPELVHWTNLTDLVPNLLGALPAGAGAMDPGVFRRSAPGWLTPALHGVLDDWRAWAEEIG, encoded by the coding sequence GTGCTCGTCACCGGCACCGACACCGAGGTCGGCAAGACGGTGGTCACCGCGGCGATCGCCGCCGCCGCGCAGGCCGCCGGCCTGCGGGTGGCCGTGGTCAAACCCGGCCAGACGGGTACGTCCGGCGGCGAACCCGGCGACGTGGACGCGATCAACCGGCTGGCCGCCCCGCTCACCGGCCATACCCTCGCCAGCTTTCCGGACCCGCTGGCCCCGCTGGCCGCCGCTCGGGTCGCCGACCTGCCGCCGCTGGAGCTGTACACCGCCGTGGACGCGGTTCGCGAGGAGGCCGACAAGCACGACCTGGTGCTGGTCGAGGGTGCCGGTGGGTTGCTGGTCCCGATGGGGCTGCGCCCGTCCGGCGAGCCGTGGACGATGGCCGACCTGGCGGTGTCGCTCGGTGCGCCCGCCGTGGTGGTCGCCCGCGCCGGGCTGGGCACGCTCAACCACACGGCGCTGACCCTGGAGGCGCTGGACCGGCGGGCGGTGCCGGCCGGCGTGGTGATCGGCGCCTGGCCGGCCACGCCGGAGCTGGTGCACTGGACCAACCTCACCGATCTGGTACCGAACCTGCTCGGCGCGTTGCCCGCCGGTGCCGGCGCCATGGACCCGGGCGTGTTCCGGCGCTCCGCGCCGGGCTGGCTTACCCCAGCCCTGCACGGGGTGCTCGACGACTGGCGGGCCTGGGCCGAGGAGATCGGCTGA
- a CDS encoding ATP-binding protein has translation MRIPRWPVDGASGVARPKDALLWVVLAAPIGFAGLTPPFSRHGLASLVGGLALLAVAVVLSRRRPLVGLLLVVLGSLVDGNFVFAIPVFSYLTGRRSAGAAPAAVLFGVIAFGGTVLNLGLLGTAAGTWFMLASVLLFAGVFPWLVGRYRRQQQELADAGRRQADALAREQRGAAERIRLRERARIAEEMHDSLGHDLSLIALRAAALELADDLDPAHRASVGELRASVAAATERLHGIIGVLREEGGPAGLRPAGETVADLVEGAREAGMAIRLDVPPGAVELPGMTGLAAHRVVREALTNAARYAPGAPVTVTLAPAADEIEVRVVNGPAPAGPLPTPPSSGSGLLALAERVRLAGGMLDVGPRPEGGFAVRARLPLPTAPASVVSAVPAAGGWPAADEAPGPVEGGAERPADAELRDAHRRVRHSLLLALGAPAGLALVLSLIYYPVATAGAVLDESAFDRMRPGVARGDLAELPRRQVDPSAGVRRAGCEYYTDGNFPLAAPTWRLCFADGRLVSKERI, from the coding sequence GTGAGGATCCCGAGGTGGCCGGTGGACGGGGCGTCGGGCGTGGCGCGGCCGAAGGATGCGTTGCTCTGGGTGGTGCTCGCCGCCCCCATCGGGTTCGCGGGGCTGACCCCGCCGTTCTCGCGGCACGGTCTGGCGTCGCTGGTCGGCGGGCTGGCGCTGCTGGCCGTGGCGGTGGTGCTGAGCCGGCGTCGGCCGCTGGTCGGCCTGCTGCTGGTGGTGCTCGGGTCGCTGGTCGACGGCAATTTCGTCTTCGCCATTCCGGTGTTCAGCTACCTGACCGGGCGGCGCAGCGCCGGGGCGGCCCCGGCGGCCGTGCTGTTCGGCGTGATCGCGTTCGGTGGCACGGTGCTGAACCTGGGGTTGCTCGGCACCGCGGCGGGCACCTGGTTCATGCTCGCCTCGGTGCTGCTCTTCGCCGGTGTGTTTCCGTGGCTGGTGGGCCGGTACCGCCGGCAGCAGCAGGAGTTGGCCGACGCGGGCCGTCGGCAGGCTGACGCGCTGGCGCGCGAACAGCGCGGCGCCGCCGAGCGGATCCGGCTGCGCGAGCGGGCCCGCATCGCCGAGGAGATGCACGACTCGCTCGGCCACGACCTCAGCCTGATCGCGCTGCGCGCCGCCGCGCTGGAGCTCGCCGACGACCTCGACCCCGCACACCGGGCGTCGGTGGGGGAGTTGCGGGCCAGCGTCGCCGCCGCCACCGAGCGACTGCACGGCATCATCGGCGTGCTGCGGGAGGAGGGCGGCCCGGCTGGGCTCCGGCCCGCCGGGGAGACCGTCGCCGACCTGGTGGAGGGTGCCCGGGAGGCGGGGATGGCGATCCGGTTGGACGTCCCGCCCGGTGCGGTCGAGCTGCCCGGGATGACCGGGCTCGCCGCACACCGGGTGGTCCGGGAGGCGCTCACCAACGCGGCGCGCTACGCCCCGGGCGCCCCGGTGACCGTCACTCTCGCCCCCGCTGCGGACGAGATCGAGGTGCGGGTAGTCAACGGGCCGGCACCGGCCGGCCCGCTGCCCACCCCACCGTCCTCCGGCAGCGGGCTGCTCGCCCTCGCCGAACGGGTCCGCCTGGCCGGCGGCATGCTGGACGTTGGCCCGCGCCCGGAGGGTGGCTTCGCGGTACGGGCCCGACTGCCACTGCCCACCGCCCCTGCCAGCGTGGTCTCCGCTGTCCCTGCCGCCGGTGGGTGGCCGGCCGCGGATGAGGCGCCCGGCCCGGTCGAGGGCGGCGCGGAGCGGCCGGCCGACGCCGAGCTGCGCGACGCCCACCGACGGGTACGGCACAGCCTGCTGCTGGCGCTCGGCGCCCCGGCCGGCCTGGCCCTCGTCCTGTCGCTGATCTACTACCCGGTCGCCACGGCCGGCGCCGTGCTGGACGAGTCGGCGTTCGACCGGATGCGGCCGGGTGTGGCGCGCGGCGATCTGGCCGAGCTGCCCCGGCGGCAGGTCGACCCGAGTGCCGGCGTACGGCGGGCCGGCTGCGAGTACTACACGGACGGTAACTTTCCCCTCGCCGCGCCGACCTGGCGGCTCTGCTTCGCCGACGGCCGACTTGTCAGCAAGGAGCGGATCTGA
- a CDS encoding response regulator transcription factor encodes MTSDTMERGPVRVVLADDEAMIRAGVRAILAADPGIEVVAEAGDGRAAVELVRAHRPRVALLDIRMPRLDGLAAAAEIRRVAPATATVMLTTFGEDDHVARALGHGASGFLLKAGDPRELIAGVHAVADGGAYLSPRVARRVIELGAGRLARRPAARDRTAALTEREREVLALVGAGLSNAEIARRLHLVEGTVKSYLTSIFTRLDVRNRVQAAIIAYEAGLVDG; translated from the coding sequence ATGACCAGCGACACCATGGAACGTGGGCCGGTACGGGTTGTCCTCGCCGATGACGAGGCGATGATCCGGGCTGGTGTTCGCGCCATCCTCGCCGCCGATCCGGGCATCGAGGTGGTCGCCGAGGCCGGCGACGGGCGGGCCGCGGTGGAGCTGGTCCGCGCACACCGACCCCGGGTGGCGCTGCTGGACATCCGGATGCCGCGGCTGGACGGGCTGGCCGCCGCCGCCGAGATCCGCCGGGTGGCGCCGGCGACGGCGACGGTCATGCTGACCACCTTCGGCGAGGACGACCATGTGGCCCGGGCGCTCGGACACGGTGCCAGCGGATTCCTGCTCAAGGCCGGGGACCCGCGCGAGCTGATCGCCGGGGTGCACGCGGTCGCCGACGGCGGGGCGTACCTGTCGCCGCGGGTGGCCCGCCGGGTGATCGAGCTGGGCGCTGGGCGGTTGGCCCGCCGGCCCGCAGCGCGGGACCGGACGGCGGCGCTGACCGAGCGGGAACGGGAGGTGCTGGCACTGGTCGGGGCGGGGCTGTCCAACGCCGAGATCGCCCGCCGGCTGCACCTGGTGGAGGGCACCGTGAAGAGCTACCTGACCAGCATCTTCACCCGGTTGGACGTGCGCAACCGGGTGCAGGCGGCGATCATCGCCTACGAGGCGGGGCTGGTCGACGGGTGA
- a CDS encoding ABC transporter permease has protein sequence MSTGTIPNTRPAPVAFRGAVAAEWTKLFSVRTTWWTALAALLLMAASAVQLAIYAANDNTNDDPLDDRGIVTVGSVVIDSVELTQYAVLALGLLAITAEFTSGTIRTTLQCTPARGRVLLAKALVAGAVTFALGLLLGGVGALVAWPVLGEWGSVPVAGTIGDIVAVATYLALVGVLALGLGAALRSAVLTLTVLFATLMIVPLSLQEPDIAVLNRIADVFPGVAGGHFLAGDTEPYPGAVGLLLLAGWAGAALLLGRVALRRRDA, from the coding sequence ATGAGCACCGGAACCATCCCGAACACCCGTCCCGCCCCGGTCGCCTTCCGCGGCGCGGTGGCCGCCGAGTGGACCAAGCTGTTCTCGGTGCGGACCACCTGGTGGACGGCGCTGGCCGCGCTGCTGCTGATGGCTGCGAGCGCCGTCCAGCTGGCCATCTACGCGGCCAACGACAACACCAACGACGACCCGCTCGACGACCGGGGAATCGTCACCGTCGGCAGCGTGGTGATCGACTCCGTCGAGCTGACCCAGTACGCCGTGCTGGCGCTGGGCCTACTGGCGATCACCGCCGAGTTCACCAGCGGCACCATCCGGACGACCCTGCAGTGCACCCCGGCACGCGGTCGGGTGCTGCTGGCCAAGGCCTTGGTCGCCGGCGCGGTCACCTTCGCCCTCGGGCTGCTGCTCGGCGGCGTCGGCGCACTGGTCGCGTGGCCGGTGCTCGGCGAGTGGGGCAGCGTGCCGGTCGCCGGCACGATCGGCGACATCGTGGCGGTGGCGACCTACCTGGCGCTGGTGGGCGTGCTCGCGCTGGGCCTCGGCGCGGCACTACGCAGCGCGGTGCTCACCCTCACCGTGCTCTTCGCCACCCTGATGATCGTGCCGCTGTCGCTTCAGGAGCCGGACATCGCCGTGCTGAACCGGATCGCCGACGTGTTCCCCGGCGTGGCCGGGGGGCATTTCCTGGCCGGCGACACCGAGCCGTACCCGGGCGCGGTCGGGCTGCTGCTGCTCGCCGGGTGGGCCGGCGCGGCGCTGCTGCTGGGCCGGGTGGCGCTGCGCCGCCGCGACGCCTGA
- a CDS encoding ABC transporter ATP-binding protein produces the protein MITLRGLTKRFGATVAVDALTVDVAPGRVTGFLGPNGAGKSTTMRMVLGLDRPSAGQALVGGRAYRELRQPLHEVGALLDARAIHPTRSGRAHLLAMARSNGIPARRVDEVLDTVGLDERAAAKPGKTLSLGMGQRLGIAGALLGDPPVLMFDEPVNGLDPDGVRWVRQLMRSLADQGRTVFVSSHLMSEMQLTADQLVVIGRGRLLADAPIDDVIAGSAVAVRVRSPHPDGLATLGARLVAAGATVEPAGPDELTVTGSTVDRVGDLAYELGVRLHELSSHGASLEQAFMELTAASVEYAGGPTGSGAR, from the coding sequence ATGATCACATTACGTGGGTTGACGAAACGGTTCGGAGCGACCGTCGCGGTCGACGCCCTGACCGTCGACGTCGCGCCCGGCCGGGTCACCGGCTTCCTCGGCCCGAACGGCGCCGGCAAGTCCACCACCATGCGGATGGTCCTCGGCCTGGACCGGCCCAGCGCCGGGCAGGCGTTGGTCGGCGGCCGGGCGTACCGGGAGTTGCGGCAGCCGCTGCACGAGGTGGGCGCGCTGCTCGACGCCCGGGCCATCCACCCGACCCGGTCCGGCCGGGCGCACCTGCTGGCCATGGCCCGCAGCAACGGCATCCCGGCCCGCCGGGTGGACGAGGTGCTCGACACCGTCGGGCTGGACGAGCGCGCCGCCGCCAAGCCGGGCAAGACCCTCTCCCTCGGCATGGGTCAGCGGCTCGGCATCGCCGGCGCGCTGCTCGGCGACCCGCCGGTGCTGATGTTCGACGAGCCGGTCAACGGCCTCGACCCGGACGGGGTGCGCTGGGTCCGACAGCTGATGCGCTCGCTCGCCGACCAGGGACGGACCGTCTTCGTCTCCAGCCATCTGATGAGCGAGATGCAGCTCACCGCCGACCAGCTAGTGGTAATCGGCCGCGGACGGCTGCTCGCCGACGCGCCGATCGACGACGTGATCGCCGGCAGCGCGGTCGCCGTCCGGGTCCGCAGTCCGCACCCGGACGGGCTGGCCACCCTCGGCGCGCGCCTCGTCGCGGCCGGCGCCACCGTCGAGCCGGCCGGCCCCGACGAGCTGACCGTCACCGGGAGCACCGTGGACCGGGTCGGTGACCTGGCGTACGAGCTGGGGGTGCGGTTGCACGAGCTGAGCTCGCACGGCGCGTCGCTGGAGCAGGCGTTCATGGAGCTGACCGCCGCCAGCGTCGAGTACGCGGGCGGCCCGACCGGAAGCGGGGCACGATGA
- a CDS encoding polysaccharide deacetylase family protein, with protein MSATPVRRIRAATTLLALLALSACAADHRPRLQVQRITADQPSPSVAPSATPSTSPSATGKPAFKSLAWYVSQVPAFPAAPPPQPVQPAANGSAPFWHRVPTEQKVAFITIDDGGLARPPEVIDFIREAHIPVTMFLNSPAAAEHTDYFRQIEAAGGVVANHTITHPSLTGRSYASQKHEICGAADTLETLFGKRPTLFRPPFGDRDSTTLKAAHDCGMKAVFHWTETVHEGKVRYQTPEKVVRPGDVLLMHFRPALMDDLLAALKAIHRAGLTPAVLEDYVG; from the coding sequence GTGTCAGCAACCCCTGTGCGCCGCATCCGCGCGGCAACAACACTTCTGGCCCTCCTGGCGCTGAGCGCCTGCGCAGCCGACCACCGCCCCAGACTCCAGGTCCAGCGGATCACCGCGGATCAACCGAGCCCGTCCGTCGCGCCCTCGGCGACGCCGTCAACCTCGCCGTCCGCGACCGGAAAGCCCGCATTCAAGAGCCTGGCCTGGTACGTGTCGCAGGTGCCGGCCTTCCCCGCGGCACCACCACCGCAACCGGTGCAGCCGGCGGCGAACGGCTCGGCGCCGTTCTGGCACCGGGTGCCAACCGAGCAGAAGGTCGCCTTCATCACCATCGACGACGGTGGGCTGGCCCGCCCGCCCGAGGTGATCGACTTCATCCGGGAGGCACACATCCCGGTCACCATGTTCCTGAACTCGCCAGCGGCAGCCGAGCACACCGACTACTTCCGGCAGATCGAGGCGGCCGGCGGGGTCGTGGCGAACCACACCATCACGCACCCCTCGCTGACGGGCCGGTCGTACGCCTCCCAGAAGCACGAGATCTGCGGCGCGGCGGACACGTTGGAGACGCTGTTCGGCAAGCGGCCGACCCTGTTCCGCCCACCATTCGGCGACCGGGACTCGACCACGCTGAAGGCCGCCCACGACTGCGGCATGAAGGCGGTCTTCCACTGGACCGAGACCGTCCACGAGGGGAAAGTGCGCTACCAGACCCCGGAGAAGGTCGTCCGGCCCGGCGACGTACTGCTGATGCACTTCCGGCCGGCGCTCATGGACGACCTCCTCGCGGCGCTGAAGGCGATCCACCGGGCCGGGCTCACCCCGGCGGTGCTGGAGGACTACGTGGGCTGA
- a CDS encoding cytochrome P450 — MLFRSWASEVEAPWPDVATVTDHVGVPHLVVTRQALVRQVLADPATYRPDNALDAVTPMPVTALRVLAGHRFRLPPTLANNSGASHPEIRSIVAGALHPARVAAQRPWLTALVRDRVTRLAATLDAGAPVDLHTELAADLPLLVLARLVELPDEPVGAVKEFARAALELFWAPLDADRQQALATEVGRFHRVLRDFAATGGGLAAELRAAGHAPDVVVGALFFLLVAGQETTSQFLTLLLHRLAGEPSVRAGLRTGEVAAADVVEEGLRLEPPIVTWRRVAAADSMLGGTVVPAGTSLVLWLARAGRDPAVVEAPDEFRPGQRGSRRHVAFGAGAHRCVGDVLARMEAAVVVAEAALLLDGVTVVRAPWCPDNLTFRMPDAFVIRSVERAMDQ, encoded by the coding sequence GTGCTGTTCCGGAGCTGGGCGTCCGAGGTCGAGGCACCCTGGCCGGACGTGGCCACGGTGACCGACCACGTCGGCGTACCCCATCTGGTCGTGACCCGGCAAGCGCTGGTCCGCCAGGTCCTCGCCGACCCGGCGACCTACCGGCCGGACAACGCGCTGGACGCGGTGACCCCGATGCCGGTGACGGCGCTGCGGGTGCTCGCCGGGCATCGATTCCGGCTGCCACCGACCCTGGCGAACAACTCGGGCGCCAGCCATCCGGAGATCCGGTCGATCGTCGCCGGCGCGCTGCACCCCGCCCGGGTCGCCGCGCAGCGCCCCTGGCTCACCGCGCTGGTCCGGGACCGGGTCACCCGGCTGGCCGCCACGCTCGACGCCGGCGCGCCAGTCGACCTCCACACGGAACTCGCCGCGGACCTGCCACTGCTGGTGCTGGCCCGGCTGGTCGAGCTGCCGGACGAACCGGTCGGCGCGGTCAAGGAATTCGCCCGGGCCGCGCTGGAGCTGTTCTGGGCGCCGCTGGACGCCGACCGGCAGCAGGCGCTCGCCACCGAGGTGGGCCGGTTCCACCGCGTGCTGCGCGACTTCGCGGCCACCGGCGGCGGGCTGGCCGCCGAACTGCGCGCGGCCGGGCACGCGCCGGACGTGGTGGTCGGCGCGCTCTTCTTCCTGCTGGTCGCCGGGCAGGAGACCACCTCGCAGTTCCTGACCCTGCTGTTGCACCGGCTGGCCGGGGAGCCGTCGGTGCGGGCCGGGCTCCGCACCGGCGAGGTCGCGGCGGCCGACGTGGTGGAGGAGGGACTGCGACTGGAACCGCCGATCGTCACCTGGCGCCGAGTCGCGGCGGCGGACAGCATGCTGGGCGGGACGGTGGTGCCGGCGGGCACCAGCCTCGTGCTCTGGCTGGCCCGCGCCGGCCGGGACCCGGCGGTCGTCGAGGCGCCCGACGAGTTCCGCCCGGGTCAGCGCGGATCGCGCCGGCATGTGGCGTTCGGCGCCGGTGCGCACCGCTGCGTCGGTGACGTGCTGGCGCGGATGGAGGCGGCCGTGGTGGTGGCCGAGGCCGCGCTGCTGCTCGACGGGGTGACCGTGGTCCGCGCGCCCTGGTGCCCGGACAACCTCACCTTCCGGATGCCCGACGCCTTCGTGATCCGGTCAGTCGAGCGGGCCATGGACCAGTAG
- a CDS encoding class I SAM-dependent methyltransferase → MSELSTTFVRLHARLTPVAFVPEVRLHQADEPIGLWELTEGEFSTDRPPPFWAFAWAGGQALARYVTDHPELVAGRRVLDLASGSGLVAIAAARAGAAAVRAVEVDELAVAAVALNAEANGVRVDAEFGDILDGDAGDAEVVLAGDAFYSEAMARRMLRFLLRAARAGAPVLVGDPGRAFLPRDRFDQLAHYDVPVPEALESVRVKRTTVWQLRAGLPGAAG, encoded by the coding sequence GTGTCCGAACTTTCCACCACCTTCGTCCGGCTGCACGCCCGGCTCACCCCGGTGGCCTTCGTCCCCGAGGTGCGGCTGCACCAGGCGGACGAGCCGATCGGGCTCTGGGAGCTGACCGAGGGTGAGTTCAGCACCGACCGACCGCCGCCGTTCTGGGCCTTCGCCTGGGCCGGCGGCCAGGCCCTCGCCCGCTACGTGACCGACCACCCGGAGCTGGTCGCCGGCCGCCGGGTGCTCGACCTCGCCTCCGGCTCCGGCCTGGTGGCCATCGCCGCGGCCCGGGCCGGCGCGGCCGCCGTCCGCGCCGTCGAGGTGGACGAACTGGCCGTCGCGGCCGTCGCGCTCAACGCCGAGGCCAACGGGGTACGCGTCGACGCCGAGTTCGGCGACATCCTCGACGGCGACGCCGGTGACGCCGAGGTGGTGCTCGCCGGGGACGCCTTCTACAGCGAGGCGATGGCCCGCCGGATGCTGCGATTCCTGCTCCGCGCCGCCCGGGCCGGCGCCCCGGTGCTGGTCGGCGACCCCGGTCGGGCGTTCCTGCCCCGGGACCGCTTCGATCAGCTGGCCCACTACGACGTGCCGGTGCCGGAGGCCCTGGAGAGCGTCCGGGTGAAGCGCACCACCGTGTGGCAGTTGCGGGCCGGGCTGCCGGGGGCCGCCGGCTAG